The following are encoded together in the Juglans microcarpa x Juglans regia isolate MS1-56 chromosome 2D, Jm3101_v1.0, whole genome shotgun sequence genome:
- the LOC121249785 gene encoding protein FEZ-like, with amino-acid sequence MDEKNDVEKVDDVILPGFRFHPTDEELVGFYLKRKIQQRTFPIELIKPVDIYKYDPWELPKVAATGEKEWYFYCPRDRKYRNSARPNRVTGAGFWKATGTDRPIYSSDGSKCIGLKKSLVFYRGRAAKGIKTDWMMHEFRLPSLSDLAPPKKFLDKNIPANDSWAICRIFKKTNSMTQRALSHSWVSSLPETLATEMLTQGTHCSQFSPENISCTTEIGSAMQFCHNNHDLQQSSAACFSAFDIPSYKPINHIVSKPLPFPLSKGELPDGFTLISSLEVSGPTKCPVDTPSILLNSALGKLTSASESIDFEASQQQLSGFSVSLPQDVQENMGTGEDEAGLRRNLEATLLNNQWGTIRSIGFPFSLPSNDAWKPNLSWDSAPCPSEMSTSYSANK; translated from the exons ATGGATGAGAAGAACGATGTTGAGAAGGTTGATGATGTTATATTGCCGGGTTTTCGTTTTCATCCCACAGACGAGGAGCTTGTTGGGTTCTACCTCAAGAGAAAGATTCAGCAGCGAACTTTTCCTATTGAGCTAATTAAGCCAGTGGATATTTACAAGTACGATCCGTGGGAGCTACCAA aggtGGCTGCTACCGGGGAGAAAGAGTGGTATTTCTACTGTCCAAGGGACCGTAAATACAGGAACAGTGCACGGCCAAACCGAGTTACTGGAGCTGGGTTCTGGAAGGCAACTGGAACTGACCGGCCTATTTACTCCTCTGATGGCAGCAAATGCATCGGTTTGAAGAAGTCACTTGTCTTCTACAGAGGCAGAGCTGCCAAAGGAATCAAAACTGATTGGATGATGCATGAATTTCGGTTACCTTCTCTCTCGGATTTGGCGCCGCCGAAGAAGTTCTTAGATAAAAACATCCCTGCAAAT GATTCATGGGCAATTTGCAGGATattcaagaaaacaaattcCATGACTCAAAGAGCTCTTTCCCACTCTTGGGTCTCTTCACTGCCAGAAACTTTGGCAACTGAGATGCTCACACAGGGCACACACTGCAGTCAGTTCAGTCCAGAGAACATCTCTTGCACGACTGAAATTGGGTCAGCCATGCAGTTTTGCCATAACAATCATGACTTGCAACAATCCTCTGCTGCTTGTTTCTCTGCTTTTGACATTCCTTCTTATAAACCCATCAATCATATAGTCTCTAAGCCTTTGCCATTCCCTCTTTCTAAGGGAGAACTTCCCGATGGCTTCACGTTGATCTCCTCACTCGAAGTGTCAGGACCCACCAAGTGTCCGGTCGATACTCCTTCCATCCTTTTGAACTCTGCTTTAGGCAAATTGACCAGTGCCTCTGAGAGCATAGACTTTGAAGCGTCCCAACAGCAGTTAAGTGGCTTCTCAGTCAGTTTGCCACAGGATGTGCAAGAAAACATGGGTACAGGAGAAGATGAGGCAGGCCTCAGGAGGAACCTAGAGGCAACCCTCCTAAATAATCAGTGGGGAACCATCCGATCAATCGGATTTCCCTTCAGTTTGCCTTCAAATGATGCTTGGAAGCCCAATCTGTCATGGGATTCAGCTCCTTGTCCTAGTGAGATGTCCACTAGCTACTCAGcaaataaatga